TTGAGTAGCCTTTTTTTAAACATTTAGATTCGTGAAAAATTCTTTCTTTATCATAAAAGTATGTGTTAGAAAGAAAAGTCAAGGATTTTAAATCAGCTTCTTTTACCAATTCAAAATTCCCTGTATGAAATGATTTGAAATATAAATTATTGGAATTATCCGTGTAGAAATATTCCTGTCCTTTAAATTTCTTGTAACTATCCTTATTTCTCGAAAAAAGTTTCATAATCATATTAGTTCAAGCGGTCTGCGTTAATTCCACACAACGGTTTGTATATGAAAAGTAGGCGGTTTTGAAGCACAAAACTTTCGGTTAGGCATAAACTTTGATACGAGCCAAAAGCCTTAATTTTATTGATGTTTCGCCTATTTTTTATATACATTGTTAGGCACTGGCTTTTATTTTCCTTTATTTGCATCTTCTCTTAATTCTAATTCCATTTCTAACTGTTGAAACCAAAATCCATCACTTTCAATTACTTCTGAATCGGCATTTTTTAAGTCCAATTTTAACACTTCGAATTGTCCGTCCGTAAAATCAGAGTTGAGAAACGCATCTTCACCATTCTCCGCTTGTACTCTTTTTATAAAATCCCGATAAGCTATTAAGCATTTAGCCATGGCGGAGAGGTCAGAATTAAAAGGTTGCGAACTGAAATAATCTTCATGGTCGAGATATTCTATTCGGTCATTATTTCCTGTATTTATTACAATTGGGTCTCCGTCATTACAAGTACCAATTACTATGTACTTTTCAAATTCGGGTTCTAAAAAGTCATAAATGGTTGTCAGTTTTTGAACACTATCATAAACATCATTAGAATCTTTTGAGAAAGATAGAAAAGGTGCAGCGCTATCTGGTAATCCCGATTTTACAAGAAATTCAATTGAACTTTCTGAAAGTCCAAGTCCTTTCAGTTTTTCTCCACTGATTGGATTGAGATTGTCATCGTCCAAAGTCCATATGTTTTTAAATTCTTCTGGTTTCATTTTTCAGCTTGTGCCTAACGGTTCGTATAACCGTCAGTTATCGGTTTAGTTTACTTTGTTTTTCGGTTAAGCACTGTCGTTAGCAATTCCGAGTGGATTCGGACGTAGTCGAATCTGCCGTAATTGCGGTTATATAGTGTTACCACACGTTTTATTCTTGTTTTTTCAAGGTTTTGTATGCTTTTATAATTATTATGGACGCAACCCCAATTAGTATAAATCCGTATAGAAAATCATTATCGGTTTCATATTCATCTTGGAAAATGAATCGGTCGTTATTTTCGTTGGTCAGTAATTTAAAGTTTTCAGCACCTTTAATTTCTTCACAGTACTTTGCTTTAGTACGTTTAACAAAAGTCTTTCCGTTAAATTTAAATTTTAGGAAATAATTACTTCTTCCACTATCATAACAGTCGATGATTTTTACATCAACAGTTTTATTCCTTTCCGTTATTTTTTTATCCAAATAGCCATTTCTAATTATGATTAAGCTCACCAAAATCATAAATACTCCGCCAAGAATAAGTCCGTATTTATTTAAAAATGTTAGTGTTTTGTTTTTCAAGGTTTTTCTTAAATGTGTGGTAACGGTTTGTATAACCGTCAGTTATCGGTTTAGATTACTTTGTTTTTCGGTTTAGCACAGGTTTTAGCAATTCCGAGTGGATTCGGACGCAGTCGAATCCGCCGTAATTGCGGTTATATATTGTTACCACACGTATTTTTTAGTTTTCACCCATTGTCAATTTGAAATAGATATCACATTCTTTCATTAGAGTTTTGTTTAAGTCCTTTTTATATTCAGAACTGCTAAAACTACCATATTCTTCTTCTATTAATTTTTTATTTTGGATTACAAGATTAAATAGTTTGTCATTTACAATTTTATTTAGAGTAGCCGAGCTTTTGTCTGAACTATTATTAAGTAATTCACACATTTTGTTAGCCACGTTGGTAACTGATTTATTTTCTTTTTTAGATTCTGTAATAGATATTTTTTGTGTTATTTTTTGAAAAGTTTGACATTTTTTTATTGCTTGTAATGAAATCTTCTCTCCGATAAATAAAGCAATTTCTTGTTGAGTTTTATTAGGGTATTTAGTCTTAAATTCTTTTACTAGTGAGTTTAACTCTTCAGGGTATTTTTTATAAATTTCATTGGATTTAGTTTGAACTAATTTAAAAAGCTCAGCTTTCGGCTTATCCAAATCAGATGACTTGAACGAATTACATAATTCCTCTGCGAATAAATTTAAATTGGATTGAGATTTTGCACAACTTGTAAATGCAATTGATAAAATTAAAATGAGTAATGTTTTTTTCATATGTGTGGTAACGTGTTTGTGTATGATTTCGTTGCGTATTTCAGCAACTAAATTAGCAAATACAAACCGAATAGAAAATCCGCGAGGATTTTCGTAAGTAGGCGAGTACTAGCAATGAATTATACACGGTGTTACCACACGTTTTTAATTCGGATAAATCGATAATCTTATTTGATTATAAGAACCTTTAGGATTTCCAAAAGCAAATAAATACGCATTCATTCCGTTTTTATTCAGCCATTTTATTCCGTCTCGATAAGTTCCATCATCTTTTGGGTTTTCAGACTGCATTTCCGTAAAGGTTGGTTCTCCGTACTTTTCAGTTAGCATTTCAGTCAGTTCTGTAAATTTTTTCTTAAACGCTTTTTTTGTTTTCAAATTTTGTTTCTCCGTTTTGAAACTTTTCTTTTTTAAGTCATTCCACTCGTAAGTAGTAACTCGGATTGTACTGTCTTTTGTATAGTAGTAACCAACTTCAAGTGAAAAGTTCGGTTTTATAATCCGTTTAAAGTCTCGAGAAATTTCAAGTTCATAATTGTCCTTATTCGGATAAATATTTTCTCCAAGTCCAACTTTATGTGTTCGAGTAATATCTTCGGATTTCAGGCTTTTTTCAAGTTCTGGTGCGTAATTCAGATTCAGATTTTCATAATTAAAAACCCGTTCATTTTGGAATACTTTTTTTGAAGTTCCGCATCCAACTAATAAAGTCAGGAAGATAATTGATATGACGATTGTTTTTCTCAAATGTGTGGTAA
This genomic stretch from Flavobacteriaceae bacterium GSB9 harbors:
- a CDS encoding SUKH-4 family immunity protein, whose amino-acid sequence is MKPEEFKNIWTLDDDNLNPISGEKLKGLGLSESSIEFLVKSGLPDSAAPFLSFSKDSNDVYDSVQKLTTIYDFLEPEFEKYIVIGTCNDGDPIVINTGNNDRIEYLDHEDYFSSQPFNSDLSAMAKCLIAYRDFIKRVQAENGEDAFLNSDFTDGQFEVLKLDLKNADSEVIESDGFWFQQLEMELELREDANKGK